The following are encoded in a window of candidate division KSB1 bacterium genomic DNA:
- a CDS encoding DUF2961 domain-containing protein, which yields MKLFVVAFLIVFAYSAFSQSAFNGLDMNMGNLPLLSKAKSRSISPENFTGEKGKGGMSVDGLAKDAARDLGQGWKVSPYIHIEPKQTFVLAEIKGPGAIQQIWMTPTGNWRFSILRFYWDGEKDPSVEVPVGDFFACGWGKYAQVSSLPVCVNPGSAFNCYWVMPFRKSCKITMENLDDNKVTLYYQINYTLTDVPENAAYFHAQFRRVNPLRYKDVYTILDGVKGWGHYVGTYMCWGSNSSGWWGEGEIKFFIDGDKEFPTICGTGTEDYFCGSYCFVVDNQYKEFTTPYSGMPQVLKPDGLWNSQQRFGLYRWHIMDPIRFEKDLRVTIQALGWMSGGRYLPLQDDIASVAFWYQSEPHAPFPKLPDRDILEIK from the coding sequence ATGAAATTATTTGTCGTCGCTTTCTTGATCGTTTTCGCTTATTCTGCATTTTCCCAGTCTGCTTTCAACGGTCTTGACATGAACATGGGCAATCTCCCGTTGCTATCTAAAGCAAAAAGTCGCTCAATCAGTCCTGAGAATTTTACAGGAGAAAAGGGCAAAGGAGGGATGTCAGTGGATGGATTGGCAAAGGATGCTGCCCGAGATCTGGGTCAAGGCTGGAAAGTTTCGCCCTATATTCATATTGAGCCGAAGCAGACCTTTGTGCTGGCTGAGATCAAAGGTCCCGGTGCCATTCAACAGATCTGGATGACACCCACGGGCAATTGGCGCTTTTCGATCTTGCGGTTCTATTGGGATGGAGAAAAGGACCCATCAGTAGAGGTCCCAGTGGGCGACTTTTTCGCGTGCGGCTGGGGAAAATATGCTCAGGTCAGTTCGCTCCCAGTATGTGTCAATCCTGGCAGTGCGTTCAACTGCTATTGGGTCATGCCGTTTCGAAAGTCATGCAAGATCACCATGGAGAACCTCGATGACAACAAGGTGACGCTCTATTATCAAATCAACTACACGCTTACTGACGTGCCCGAAAACGCTGCTTATTTCCATGCCCAATTTCGCAGAGTCAATCCTTTACGTTACAAAGACGTTTATACGATCCTTGATGGTGTGAAAGGATGGGGCCACTATGTGGGTACTTATATGTGCTGGGGATCGAACAGCAGCGGCTGGTGGGGGGAAGGCGAGATCAAATTCTTCATCGATGGTGATAAGGAGTTCCCGACAATTTGCGGGACTGGGACAGAGGATTATTTCTGCGGCTCTTATTGTTTTGTGGTAGATAATCAGTACAAGGAATTTACGACCCCCTATTCTGGAATGCCGCAGGTTCTAAAACCAGATGGCCTCTGGAACTCGCAGCAGAGATTCGGGCTGTACCGCTGGCATATTATGGACCCCATTCGGTTCGAAAAGGATTTGAGAGTGACGATCCAAGCGCTGGGTTGGATGTCAGGGGGCCGCTATTTACCTTTACAGGACGATATTGCGTCTGTGGCATTCTGGTATCAAAGTGAGCCTCATGCCCCATTCCCCAAATTGCCAGATCGCGACATCCTAGAAATTAAATGA